One Niallia circulans DNA segment encodes these proteins:
- a CDS encoding aminopeptidase, with product MSERLVEISKNVLVNCLGLQAGESFLVVADDVKKDLAESLYEAGKLLDAEAMLVVMKERDKSGQEPPAPIAAAMRESDVVVCVTQHSLTHTQARKNAVAAGTRLATMPGITEDMFLEGAIAADYIKVKALTEKYTDILSIGSKIKIEKDGYTLSFSIHGREGIPSTGMYVNSGESGNLPSGEAYIAPIEGSAAGQILIDGSIAGIGRLNSPVLLTIENGRIMQAEGEHSDKLLAILGEDHGRLLCEFGIGTNDKARITGVVLEDEKVYGTIHVAFGSNNTFGGTIAAGVHIDGVVTKPTVYVDDNVIIENGELN from the coding sequence ATGAGCGAAAGATTAGTAGAAATCAGCAAAAATGTATTAGTGAACTGTCTTGGTTTACAAGCGGGAGAAAGCTTCCTTGTCGTAGCTGATGATGTAAAAAAGGATTTAGCTGAATCGTTATATGAAGCTGGCAAATTACTCGATGCAGAAGCTATGCTTGTTGTGATGAAGGAAAGGGACAAGTCTGGACAAGAACCGCCAGCCCCAATTGCAGCTGCTATGAGAGAGTCAGATGTTGTAGTGTGTGTAACCCAGCATTCCTTGACACATACACAAGCAAGAAAAAATGCCGTAGCTGCAGGAACACGCCTTGCTACAATGCCGGGTATAACAGAAGACATGTTTCTAGAAGGCGCTATCGCAGCTGATTATATAAAAGTAAAAGCATTAACAGAAAAGTATACTGACATATTATCAATTGGGAGTAAGATTAAAATAGAAAAAGACGGTTATACCCTTTCCTTTTCCATACATGGCCGCGAAGGGATTCCGAGTACTGGGATGTATGTAAACAGTGGTGAATCAGGCAATTTGCCATCAGGAGAAGCTTATATTGCACCGATAGAAGGAAGTGCAGCTGGTCAAATTTTAATTGATGGCTCGATTGCAGGAATAGGCCGACTAAACTCACCTGTCCTATTGACAATTGAAAATGGACGGATTATGCAGGCTGAAGGGGAACATAGTGACAAACTCTTAGCCATTTTAGGAGAAGATCATGGCAGACTGCTTTGTGAATTTGGGATTGGGACAAATGATAAAGCCAGAATTACAGGAGTTGTCCTTGAGGATGAAAAGGTGTATGGCACAATCCATGTAGCGTTTGGCAGTAACAATACATTCGGAGGAACAATAGCTGCAGGTGTACATATAGACGGGGTTGTTACAAAGCCAACAGTTTATGTGGATGATAACGTAATAATTGAAAATGGTGAATTAAACTAA
- a CDS encoding AroM family protein has product MERLGMITIGQAPRVDVAPILEKYLHGAAELLQVGVLDGMTKEYIEQNLFPEDNDYVLTSRLTTGESVVMSREKIKPILQEKIDNLENKGIKTILLLCTGVFPGLTTESSYLIEPDHIIPPTVKALVGERRFGVIVPLPEQKTNLKPKYSPYGLNPSFAVASPYEGDTESFVHAGNELKDNVDVILLDCMGYTEQARDLVASATGLPVILSNALMAKLVAELV; this is encoded by the coding sequence ATGGAACGACTTGGGATGATAACAATAGGACAAGCTCCGCGTGTCGATGTTGCTCCAATTCTTGAGAAATATTTACATGGAGCAGCAGAACTCCTGCAAGTTGGCGTTCTCGATGGCATGACAAAAGAATATATTGAGCAAAACTTGTTTCCAGAAGACAATGATTATGTACTGACCTCAAGACTGACAACTGGTGAATCTGTTGTCATGTCGCGAGAGAAAATCAAGCCGATTTTGCAGGAGAAAATTGACAATTTAGAGAACAAAGGAATTAAGACTATTCTTTTGCTTTGCACTGGAGTATTTCCTGGACTAACTACAGAAAGCTCTTATTTAATTGAACCAGATCACATTATCCCCCCGACAGTTAAAGCATTAGTTGGTGAAAGACGTTTTGGCGTAATTGTTCCGTTGCCAGAGCAAAAGACGAACTTAAAGCCGAAATACTCACCATACGGATTGAACCCATCTTTTGCTGTTGCTTCACCATATGAGGGTGATACAGAGAGCTTTGTACATGCGGGCAATGAATTAAAAGACAATGTTGACGTTATCCTGCTCGACTGTATGGGATATACAGAGCAAGCACGGGATCTTGTCGCAAGTGCAACTGGATTACCAGTCATATTGTCTAATGCACTAATGGCAAAACTAGTTGCAGAACTTGTTTAA
- a CDS encoding DUF1177 domain-containing protein produces the protein MVLKQTLIALETLDSAYVTGEIVKELFSKFSNVEVTVTTVTGEKGSTDFIKILVPGTNGKTNGGTVPTFGIIGRLGGIGARPSRIGLVSDADGAIAAIASALKLADMQVKGDHLQGDVIITTHICPDAPTRPHEPVDFMDSPVDILTMNKHEVTAEMDAILSIDTTKGNRVINHKGIAISPTVKEGYILRVSEDLLRIMEMTTGQFAVTFPITVQDITPYGNGLYHINSILQPAVATDAPVVGVAITAQSVVPGCGTGASHETDIADAVRFAVETAKEATNGTCQFYSDAEFSQITELYGSMKKLQTMGEKASQQ, from the coding sequence ATGGTACTTAAACAAACATTGATCGCACTTGAAACATTGGATAGTGCATATGTAACTGGAGAAATTGTAAAGGAGTTATTCTCTAAATTTTCAAATGTCGAGGTAACGGTTACGACTGTTACCGGTGAAAAGGGCAGCACAGACTTCATAAAAATCCTCGTGCCTGGAACCAATGGAAAAACAAACGGAGGCACTGTGCCTACTTTTGGGATTATCGGAAGACTTGGCGGCATTGGGGCACGCCCAAGCCGAATTGGGCTAGTATCGGATGCAGACGGTGCAATTGCAGCAATCGCTTCTGCATTAAAGCTGGCAGACATGCAAGTGAAGGGAGACCATCTTCAAGGGGATGTTATCATTACGACACATATTTGCCCTGATGCGCCAACACGCCCACATGAGCCCGTTGATTTTATGGATTCACCTGTCGATATTTTAACAATGAATAAGCACGAAGTAACTGCTGAGATGGATGCCATTCTATCCATTGATACGACTAAAGGAAACCGTGTTATTAACCATAAAGGCATTGCCATATCGCCAACCGTAAAAGAGGGATATATACTGCGTGTTAGCGAAGACTTGCTGCGCATCATGGAAATGACGACAGGTCAATTTGCCGTTACGTTCCCGATAACTGTTCAGGATATAACTCCATACGGCAATGGACTCTATCATATTAACTCTATCCTGCAGCCAGCTGTTGCGACAGATGCACCAGTTGTTGGCGTAGCTATCACAGCACAGTCAGTTGTTCCTGGTTGTGGAACAGGTGCAAGTCATGAAACAGATATTGCCGATGCTGTTCGCTTCGCTGTGGAAACAGCTAAGGAAGCAACAAATGGAACGTGTCAATTTTATAGTGATGCTGAATTCAGCCAAATAACGGAGCTTTATGGTTCCATGAAAAAACTGCAAACAATGGGTGAAAAGGCGTCACAACAATAA
- a CDS encoding DUF917 domain-containing protein → MSKIIIDEKTVEYAVYGGAILGGGGGGWIEDGLQIGKLAFEVGQPELITIDSLQDEDLLVTVSLVGAPAAKDKYVKPIHYAKALEILSQKVGKNIKGIITNENGAGTTVNGWFQSAVTGIPVVDIPCNGRAHPTGSMGSMNLSEQLDYISYQAAVGGQGPNYMELSLAGSLDKVSTVVRKASIEAGGLLAVARNPVTVAYAKQNGAAGAIQQAIAVGEALLSNKGEAAIAAVVSKLGGKVVAEGTVTDFVLETTGGFDVGTVTINNSYELTFWNEYMTIEKNGDRFGTFPDLIMTLDAKTAEPIVSAAIQKGQNITVISVPKEKLILSTTMKNEKLMKPIEEIINKSIIPYIY, encoded by the coding sequence TTGTCAAAAATAATCATTGATGAAAAAACGGTCGAATACGCCGTATACGGTGGCGCCATTCTCGGCGGCGGCGGTGGTGGCTGGATTGAAGACGGCCTGCAAATCGGAAAGCTTGCTTTCGAGGTGGGCCAGCCAGAGCTGATAACTATTGATAGTCTTCAAGATGAAGATTTACTCGTAACAGTTTCCCTTGTTGGAGCACCTGCAGCAAAGGATAAGTATGTGAAACCGATCCATTATGCAAAAGCATTAGAAATTCTGTCTCAAAAGGTTGGAAAAAACATAAAAGGCATCATAACAAATGAAAATGGAGCAGGGACGACTGTGAACGGCTGGTTTCAATCAGCTGTTACAGGAATCCCAGTAGTTGATATACCTTGTAATGGGCGCGCGCATCCGACTGGATCAATGGGCTCTATGAATTTATCAGAACAACTGGACTATATTTCCTATCAAGCTGCAGTTGGCGGCCAGGGTCCCAATTATATGGAATTAAGTCTCGCAGGCTCACTCGACAAAGTATCTACAGTCGTTCGAAAAGCCTCGATTGAAGCGGGCGGACTTTTGGCTGTTGCCAGAAATCCAGTAACTGTAGCATATGCCAAGCAAAATGGTGCTGCAGGAGCCATCCAGCAGGCAATAGCAGTAGGGGAAGCATTATTGAGTAACAAAGGTGAAGCAGCAATTGCAGCGGTCGTGAGCAAACTTGGCGGGAAGGTTGTTGCTGAAGGTACTGTCACAGACTTTGTACTGGAAACGACTGGCGGCTTTGATGTTGGAACAGTCACAATTAATAATTCCTATGAACTAACCTTTTGGAATGAATATATGACGATTGAAAAAAACGGCGATCGGTTTGGCACATTCCCTGATTTGATTATGACATTGGATGCTAAAACAGCAGAACCTATTGTTTCAGCAGCAATTCAAAAAGGCCAGAACATAACGGTTATTTCTGTCCCAAAGGAAAAATTAATTTTAAGTACAACGATGAAAAACGAAAAATTAATGAAGCCGATTGAGGAGATTATTAATAAATCTATTATTCCATATATCTATTAA